Genomic segment of Panicum virgatum strain AP13 chromosome 9N, P.virgatum_v5, whole genome shotgun sequence:
ttacacagtctgactgattcccacgagatgaatctaacgatgttaattaatctatgattggatattaattatcaagtaacaacgaaagaGACTACAATAtacaaatccaaactttttcacataCTTTGCTCTAACCTAAGCAACACTTTTACTCAAATGCATAAAATAAGACTCCTTTGATTCACCCAGGTTGAATGACAGGCGAGCAGTGAAAACAGGGGGCTGGAGCAGACAGAGAAGCCAAGCACACGTGCATATCTGTTGTTCCACCACAGGGAAGAGCTCGCGACCGATCGGACGGCGGGGAGCGTTTCTGgcggccggcgacctcgccacACTTAAGCGGCGACGGGAAGGGCGGGCGGGCGCATTGAAGCAGGAATTGAAGGCGAGTTAATGGGAACCGGTGGACTTCATTCGAGCACCACGACCTATATATGACCGTCTTCCTCCGGCCTTTAATGCTGCCAAGACGAGTCGCCGTCCAAATTTCTTTGCCCCTTCTTCTATTTCCGGGATCCGACGCTCGAAAAGAAAATGTTTCAAGGCAagggcttttttttttaaaaaaaaaacttattttCCTATTTGATACAGTTCCGTATGGGGGCTGTGGCCCGTCCAGCTCTTAAATTTGCTTCAATCTAATCTACCGGAGGTCCAGAAGCGAGGCGCGCTCCTGTTCTAGCATTCCGGGGATCTTCAAATGCGGAACGACCGATATcattgcagcagcagcattcACTCCTCTTGCGCTGGAACAGTTGAGCCCGAATCCACCGCGTTCAGAGGGATGAAAATGACCGGTGTAAGCTAGAAACAAACTGCATGAATGCATGATCGCCTATCTTTGCGATGAGAAATCTTAGCCAGGAATGCACCCCAGCACATGCATGGTGATCCAAGAACCATTAAGATTCACTGTGTGATGAAGTCCCAAGAGTCGAACATTCATAATTCTGACTTCCAAACCAATCTGAATCGCTCTTCACCACATGGCTTACAAATTGCTAGCATGACACGGAACGTGCTAGTAGTCTCAGTTATCCAGCCGAATTGTGTTTGCCAAGACGATGGACACCGATGTGGATGACACAAGAGCAAACGCACTTGGCTCGCCCTAGATGCTGGCCTAGGGTACTCACTACTGCCTACTAGTAGTGGCAGCAAATGCATTGCCCCATCCAAGCCAGCAGCCATCATAACGATCGCAGCGGCAGGAGGGTTCTTAATGGCCACGCAGCTAATCTCCTGGCCGGGGGAGGCAGCAGATGGAAGGGGCGTTTTCGTAAATCCAGGCACGCCCTCACAGTACTCCGAATTTAAAGGGAAGGTTGGCGAGATTTATTCCGGGGTTGTAAATTTGGGTTAAAACCGGCTGTTGGGCCGCTTTAAATTGGAGCCTCCCTTGGCGACCCAAATTTGGAAGTCGGAGTTATGGGGGAGGAGCTAGGCAGCCGCATTCATTTCCGACCTCAACCGTGCCCGGCTGGCTCTCGACGAGTCTCTcgccttccctcccctctcgtCGCCGGCTCCGGCCACCCACCCGGTGCGCCCGCGCGAGTTCTCACCTCCGGCTCCCCCCAGGTCCCACACGAGGGGCACGTGTCAGCCGCTCGCGCTGGCCCGACCGTGACGCGTGAGAGAACGCGGCCTGAGTAGACATGGAATGGAAGGTTCGGATGCCCGGATGACcaatcgaccaagtgatgatcTCTGACGGCTTCATAACAGTCGACATTACGGACGGAGCACCCGCCCGTAAGGGTTCTGCACGGATTGCACTCGCTATGCAAGCGTTGCTGACTGGACGGGTGCGATTGAATTTGCCACAGCTGCTGGCTGGCATGCTATACTCATTTGCTCCTACTGACTGGTATTCACATTAACTGCATTCAGGGCAGAATTAGATACAGGTACGGAGTAGTAGCTTTCAAAGCGGCCCCAAGTGGCCAGCACACTTGGTCAATCCGTATAGTAGTAGTAGCATTTCCATGGTTAATTACTCCGTATAAACCTCACTCGCCGGCGTGTATTAGTTGAAGTAAGTATGCCGAAAGTTGGTTGACCTGACCCCTGACCCTGACCGAACCGCATTTCCTCCCCTCCCCAAACGCTAATTCCCCCTCACCGGCCGGCCCATACTGCTCCTGCGGTCGATCGGGCACCGGAGATTAATGGCCCAACCACCTTGCTTTGCTTCAGATGAGGGAAAAGGAACAAGGCAGAAAAGGATGCGATGAAGAAAGGCGAGAGCGCCGCCTTCTGCAGGGAGGCGCATGCACAGCACGCAGCGCGATTAATCCTTGGATATTTCCCTCTATACACAGCACTCCATGACATGATCCTATCCGCTCTCCACCGTAATCAATGCGGTCGTATCCACTGCCCCAACGGAAAGTCGAATCCGTTTCAGATTTTAATGGCGGAGGTTTTGTTTTTTCAGCCCAGTGGTCTAGTACCCGCTTTCGGCCGGAGCTGAATGGAACTTGACGCGGCCCCGCCGGCCGGGAGCCGCCGGCATGGCGGAAAGGGAAGCTaacccgcccgcccgccccggaCGAGACGGGAGGAGGGGAGCGCGCGCGGTTAATGCGCTGGTCGATCGCTGCTGGGCCGGCCTTAATGGTGAGCTAAAACGATGGTTAACCGCAAAAGCCCATGCAGCGTTAAGAAGCATGTGAGGGCGGAGAGCGATGCGATGGgcgtggcggtggtggccggagcAGTAATGGCAGCGCCGCGCGCTGGGGGAGGGGAGGTGACCGGACCGGactgggaggcggaggaggagcacggTGCCCGGCGGTTAAAGGGGAGGGActgagggagggaggcggaTGACACGCAGACGCAATCGACTCGACCTGACCCGACGGTCCTGATAGCTGTGTGAACATCTCGTGGGCCCGGCCGCAGTGTCCCCTTTAAGATCCTGGCTACCTCTTCTGGGCTCATAAATTTCCGGCCCccgacgaggccgaggccgccgaACCCCCCGGCTCCTCCCCTCCTATATAAACCCCCCGCCGCGCCCGAATCCAAACCCAACGCTCGCCCCCACAACGCAGATCGCACCGCAGCCAGCCGAGCCAACACGATCATCGATCGCCTGATCCACATAGGGATACATCACCAGGAGCCAGCACCCGACCAAGCCAAGTACGCGCTACCACCGCTGCTGGCACCGCTCCGACCGAGGGTACGGTGCAACGCGGCACCAGCAGCCGAAGCCGAGCGTGTAGCTAGCCGCACATGGTGTCCCTGCAGTCGGCGCTCCTGCCGGAGGCCAGCAAGCGGCCGCCGTGCCTCTCcctcgtgggcggcggcggcgccgcctccaccgccaccagcaagaaGCGGaagcgggacggcggcggcgacgaccgcgGCGAGGTCGTGGACGGGATCGAGCTCAATTtcgacgccgcgccgctgccccccGGGTGGCAACGCTGCCTCGACATCAAGGTACGTACATACCGATCGGACGTGCTGCCCGGTTTATGATCATCATCTGTTCATCCATGCGGGGCGAGTCCGAGTCCGAGTCGTCTCCACACGTACGCCGCCTGCTGTGCGCGTGTTCTGATCCGTGTGCTGTGCGTGCGTGCGCAGTCGGGGCGGATCCACTACTACAACACGAGGACGCAGAAGCGGACGTGGAAGGACCCCAGAGGCGAGCCGGactaccgcgccgccgccgacgaggaggaAGAGTCCACGAATTGCCCGCCGCCGGGGCTGGACCTGGAGCTGAACCTCACGTTCTCGCCGCGCCCGGCGCTCGCCCACCAGGagaagaagaagcccaagcctgccgcgcggccgccaccaccagcagcagcagcagcagtagagaGCCGTCCTCAGCcagcggaggccgccgccgaggacagccgggagatggtggcggcggtgtgcgTGCGGTGCCACATGCTGGTGATGATGTGCCGCGCCAGCCCCGCGTGCCCCAACTGCAAGTTCCTGCACAcgccgagccgcgccgcgccgccgcccgagccggCGGCGCCCCTCAAGCTCGGCCTCCAGCTGCTCTGCTGCAGGGACTGAGGGTGGAACCCCACCGACCGAGAGATGGTTCCATTCCATCCCGTGCGCCTCGGCGCGCGTGCACGATCTACTAGTATGCCGCGCCGCACGTGTACATGTGGCCACCTGAATGTGCTAGTGCCAGGATGCAAGGATGGAGCAGTAGTAAAACTAGGGCCACGGTGATGCGCGTACACTATTAGGATGGGTAATCAAACAGGGTGGAGTTGATCGATCTCGTCGGGCGGGTAGCACGTACGGTCAGCTCGTCAGGCGGGGGTACTCCTTGGCGACGAGATGAATGGTGTTGTAGATATAACATATAAGTGCATATAAATGTAGCTCGGTACTTTCAGTACCTGTCGCTGTCAATAGCCCCTGCATGTAATCCGAGCTCGCCATCGGCCTGGCTGCTCGTTGCGGAAAGTTTGTTGGCTGTTGGCGCGCGGGAATTTATTATTGGCCCCCCTGCCATGTACTAGTGCATTGCTCCTACAACACCAATTCGAGAGCGATTAGCATTTAGCAagtgggaaaaaagaaaaaaccccGCAAACGGAAACAAAAAGGCAGGATCGGGCAAGCGCGTTGTTGAAAGCTAATTGTAACAGAGTCCGATCGGTCTGAACGGTCCGTCCAGTTGCAA
This window contains:
- the LOC120692432 gene encoding uncharacterized protein LOC120692432, giving the protein MVSLQSALLPEASKRPPCLSLVGGGGAASTATSKKRKRDGGGDDRGEVVDGIELNFDAAPLPPGWQRCLDIKSGRIHYYNTRTQKRTWKDPRGEPDYRAAADEEEESTNCPPPGLDLELNLTFSPRPALAHQEKKKPKPAARPPPPAAAAAVESRPQPAEAAAEDSREMVAAVCVRCHMLVMMCRASPACPNCKFLHTPSRAAPPPEPAAPLKLGLQLLCCRD